A window of the Sabethes cyaneus chromosome 1, idSabCyanKW18_F2, whole genome shotgun sequence genome harbors these coding sequences:
- the LOC128746187 gene encoding protein SPT2 homolog gives MDFALLMKLAQRNVAHTEQKSTSHHYPTKLAVPKKKCKDNKKSDKIKKFLAKKAQEECKDKKLSDNIKKFLTKEEPKESECIPEKKRKRDELPGKSDPKAERKTEKSANKSALKDAVSTQDNARPLQGPHQLPLDDYGHTSNVASQFFQQFVEKYNTTVAAAESRKGTKRNTKEEGQTSKVVNRPAGLDFATVIKLAEKNQFEPIKKGPSEPERLMTEKERREYEEHMAYLEQKKLRDLVRNDPKLSEKEKQIRLAKLKQNKPEVTSTTKSQCVKNQKKLANKSSSSSGSKAISTSSRNDSSSTSSNDDQQPSRPFPSGDMQRKRSSIGGGVRPKTRRPMIRDSDSDYDSEMDDFIDDDVGGEEDYSSHIRAIFGYDRSRYRDEDFDDRRMESTYAQQMREEMISKKLGRKEDLEDMRAEEEEKQQKAAMKKKQKSKGRK, from the coding sequence ATGGATTTTGCCTTATTGATGAAGTTAGCTCAGCGCAATGTGGCTCATACGGAACAaaaatcaacgtctcatcactATCCGACCAAGCTTGCGGTTCCCAAAAAGAAATGTAAGGATAACAAAAAatcagacaaaatcaaaaaattcCTTGCTAAAAAGGCACAGGAGGAGTGTAAGGATAAAAAATTGTCAGATAACATTAAAAAGTTCCTTACTAAAGAGGAACCAAAGGAAAGCGAATGCATTCCGGAGAAGAAGCGGAAACGTGATGAGCTGCCCGGTAAGAGTGACCCAAAGGCAGAGCGGAAAACCGAAAAGTCCGCTAACAAGTCAGCATTAAAGGATGCTGTAAGCACTCAAGATAACGCACGACCACTCCAGGGCCCTCATCAACTACCTTTGGACGATTATGGTCACACGTCTAATGTGGCCTCTCAATTCTTTCAGCAGTTCGTGGAGAAGTACAATACCACTGTCGCTGCGGCAGAATCCCGAAAAGGTACAAAAAGGAACACGAAAGAAGAAGGGCAGACAAGCAAAGTAGTTAATCGTCCGGCTGGGCTTGATTTTGCCACGGTAATCAAACTAGCCGAGAAGAACCAGTTCGAGCCGATCAAGAAAGGCCCGTCAGAACCAGAGCGGTTAATGACAGAGAAGGAAAGACGAGAATATGAGGAGCATATGGCCTATCTAGAGCAAAAGAAACTGCGTGACCTGGTGCGAAACGATCCTAAACTTTcggagaaagaaaaacaaattaggcttgcaaaattgaagcaaaaTAAACCAGAAGTCACTTCAACAACGAAATCTCAAtgcgtcaaaaatcaaaagaaattGGCAAACAAATCTTCTTCATCTTCTGGATCGAAAGCAATATCAACCAGTTCTCGAAACGATTCTTCTTCTACGTCATCGAATGACGACCAACAGCCATCGCGGCCGTTTCCGTCAGGGGATATGCAACGCAAGCGATCCTCCATCGGCGGTGGCGTACGACCGAAAACACGCCGTCCAATGATCCGTGATAGCGATAGCGACTACGACTCCGAGATGGACGACTTTATCGACGACGATGTCGGCGGGGAGGAGGATTACTCATCGCACATTCGTGCCATCTTCGGTTACGATCGGTCCCGCTATCGAGACGAAGATTTCGACGATCGCCGGATGGAGTCAACCTATGCCCAGCAAATGCGCGAAGAGATGATCAGCAAAAAGCTCGGCAGAAAGGAGGATCTGGAGGATATGCGAGCCgaggaggaggaaaagcagcAAAAGGCGGCGATGAAGAAAAAGCAAAAGTCTAAAGGCAGGAAGTAA